Below is a window of Mycolicibacterium rhodesiae NBB3 DNA.
GGTGCAAGCGGGTTACCGGTCGCGCCTGCCGCAAGGTCGTAGTCGTCGACCACGAGGTAGATGTCGGGCCCTGACCACCACGACCGGGTGCGCAACTGTTGCTGGGTGACGTTCTCGCCGGGCATACGGGCGTTCAAGCGGTCGATGACCGTCGCCACTCGCACCGTCAGCGATGCCGGTGACATCGCGTAACCGGAAAGGTGATCGGACTCTGCGACGCCGAGCAGCGTTCTCCGAAAGTCGACGATCTCGAGTTGAACCTCGTCAGCCGTATTCGCGCGAATCAACTCCCGGCACAGCAGGCGCAGGAGCGCCGTCTTCCCGCACCCTGCGTCGCCCAGTACGAGTAGGTGCGACTCTGCTGCGAAATCGATGTGGACGGGCTTCAATTCGCGATCGCCGATGCCGATCAGAACGCCACCGTCTCGAATGAGCTCATCACGCGGGACTTGTGCAGGCAGCAATCGAACGATTGGCGCGGCCCTCGGCGCCCAGCGGTCGCGTATGCGTTCGGCATCGGCGGCGACCACCTCGGCCAGCCCGATCGCCGTAGAGTTGCCGTCCCTGCGCGGTAATGCGATCGCGAATTCCCGGCGGTTCGACGAGATGCCGCGTCCCGGCGGTCGATCGGACAGGTCACGCGCGCGCTTGCGATCCATCTCCGAATCCGCGGGGTCGCCGAGCCGAAGCTCGATACGCGTCGCGATCTGGTCCTTCAAGGCGGGTCGCAACTCTGCCCAGCGCGATGCTGTGACGACCACATGGACACCGAACGAAAGGCCCTGGGCGGCAATCGCTGTGATCAACCCTTCGAGAGATTCGAAATCCTGGCGCAGCGTCGCCCAGCCATCGATCACCAGGAACACGTCGCCGAACTGATCGTCGGCGACACCCGGATCGGCTGCTGCTCGTCGGGACCGATAGCCGGCCATCGAGTCGATACCCATGCGACGAAACATCGACTCGCGAGACCGCATCACCGTACTGACCACCGAGACGGTACGGCGACACAGGTCGACGTCCTGGCGGCCGGCCATCGCGCCGACGTGCGGCAGTTGCCGCAGCGAGGACAAGGCGCCACCACCGAAGTCGAGGCAATAGAACCCCACGTCCACCGGATCGTGGTGCTCGGCGAGCGCCAGTAGCATCGTGCGCAATGCCGTCGACTTCCCCGACTGCGGAGCACCGACGATCGCGACATTCCCTGCCGCACTGTCCAATTCGATAACAAGTGGATCCCGACGCTGCTCGTACGGATTGTCGACCACCCCGATCGGGACCGTGAGGCTGCGTCGCCATCCGCCGGGCATCACGACGTCGAGAGTCGGCGAGTCACCGAGCGGCGGCAGCCACACCTGATGTGCAGCCGGGCCGCCATCACCCAGCCGGTCCAGCATTGCGTCCAGAACAGTGCGCACCGGTTGTCGCTGCTGATCCGGCTCACTGTGTGTGCCTACTCGAGCGGCCGTGAACAGCACAGGCCCGGTGAGCGTCGGCGCGGGCGCTGGGCACCGCCCGTCGGGTCCCGACACGAAGGCGGTCTGGAACCGTACGAGCTCATCCGAGGCTGACTTGAGATAGGCCGCGCCTGGTTTGCCCGGCAGGTGATAGGCGTCGGGAACGCCGAGAACCGCTCGAGATTCGCTGGCGGAGAATGTCTTCAGGCAGATCCGATACGACAGGTGCGTTTCCAGACCACGCAACCTACCCTCGTCGAGCCGTTGACTCGCAAGCAGCAGGTGCATGCCCAGGGAGCGACCCAGCCGGCCGATCGCCACGAACATCTCAGCGAAGTCAGGGTGCTGGCTCAGCAGTTCGGAGAATTCGTCGACGAGGATGAACAGCGCAGGCAGCGGCGGCAGCTTCGCGCCCTGCAATCGGGCCCGCTGGTAATCAGCGAGATTCGCAAATCCTCCGGCTGCACGAAGCAGCTCCTGACGCCTGTTCATCTCGCCGGCCAGCGCATCGTTCATCCTGCTGACGAGATGCGCTTCGTCCGCGAGGTTGGTGATGACGGCGCCGACGTGCCGAGCCCGCTCGAGTCCCAGGAACGTCGCGCCGCCCTTGAAGTCCACCAGGATGAGGTTCAACACATCCGGAGGGTGTGACGCGATCATTCCGAGCGCCAGGGTACGTAACAGCTCGGACTTGCCAGAGCCTGTCGCACCAACGCACAAACCGTGCGGTCCCATGCCATTTCGCGCCGCCTCGTTGATGTCGAGGTGCACCGGGGTGCCCTCTGGCGTGACGCCGATGGGCACCGCCCGGATACGCCCGTCACCGACTCCCTCCGAGTGGGTCTCCATCAAGTTCAGCCAGTGGTGTCTGCCCGATGCAGCCGCAAGCCGGTACGGCGCGAGGCGGCGCGCACACGTCGACGCCTCCGATCTGGTGAGGAAATCGGGCCGCGCAATCACCTGATCGTCGTCGTCCGAGAAGCCGGTCACGGTGTCGGCGCTGACCGACAGACGCAGGCTGCGCGCGTGCGCAACGTCGTTCGGCGAGGTGCCGATCTCGATGAGGGTGGTGCTATCGGACTCGAGATCGGTCGGCTCGGCGCCGTCCACGATCAGCACCGCGTGATGTGGTTCGGCGGCAGCGCCGTTCGCGGCCTCGTGATGCGGAAGCCACTTCAGCCAGTCCCACTCATCGGCGGCCTCGTGACCGGCAGCGGCACCGATCGTGATGTGGTCAGGACCGTGCAGGACCGCCAATTGACACACGATCGCCCGGACAAGCGCCCTCGCCGTGCATTCGTCACCGTCGACGGCCACCACGGAGTACGACCGCAGCGCCAGGGTGATCGGCGAATCGGTGACGATCGAACGGCATCGAATCAACCGCCGCATCGCCGACACGGTCACAGGATCGAGTTCGTCCAAGCTGCTCAGTTCGGGTGCGGCCAGCACCGTGGACAGTGGCTGGACACCGGTCCCCACCCGGACGAGGCAGAAGTCCGGATCGCCCGGCAGTCGCTCCCACATGCGCCTGCCGCCGGCCATGCTCCACAGCATTCGAGGTTCGGGGTGACACCACACCGACGATCGACGTTGAACATCGGCTGCCGTTGCGGTCTCGGCATCGAGGGTGTCGATGTAGCGCAGATATTTTCGCCGGTCCTTGTTGATGTCAGCAGTGCGGTTGGATCCTCGCGCACCGTGAATCAACGTCCCGAGTACCGATGTCAGCATCATCACCGGAAAGAACATGTACATCGGATGGCGCATCGCAGAACCTGAGGTGAGGTAGACAGCCATCATTCCTACGGCCGCGACGAGCATGGCCACCGGAAGCAAGCGGGCGAGTGGATTCACTGCCGCGGATGCCGGAATCACCGGTGGCGCATCCACGGCGACGGGGCCGAATGCCATCGGCGGCACCGGCGCCCGCGTCTCTCGGACGAAGTCCATCGAACAATGGACGCCGCTTCTGGTCAGCCGGTTCCATCCCCAGCCGAGGCAGTTGCCGCGATTCCGTTCCGGTGAACAGGGTTACGGTTGCCGAGGGGGACAGATGTCAGATTCGATATGCAGACTCACTGTCGCGGGGTGTACCGATGACGCGCATTGCGCTGTCGATCTGGTACTGCCCGCCGGCATACACGTCAATCAGCTGCTGCCCCAGATCGTGGACATTCTTCATGGTGATACCGCTCAGTCGGTGCAAGGTCGCGATTGGAGGTTGTCGCGACTGGGCGGCATTGCTATGGATGATTCGATGACCCTGAGCGACAACGGTGTTCGCGATGGCGAGGTGCTTCTACTCACGACGATCGAACCTCCTCCCGCAGAATGGGCCGATTGCGATCCGTGCCACGTCTTGCTCGCGGAAGCAACTCCTACCGGTGCGGCGGTAGAACGGACCCTTTCCACCATCTGTTGCGTGCTGCTCGGCGGATGCGGTGCGGTAGCACTCGCTTTACCAGGCGCGGGTGTCGCGAACGCTGGTCGTATCGCGACGGGCGCATGCATCGCTTTGGCCGCCGCCGTGGGTGCAGCTGTGGTCCGGCGACGTCGAGGGGACCCGCTGCTATGCGTGCCGTTGAGTTTGACTGCTGTGCTTTATGCGGGTGCCGTCGGGTATGTGGCCGTGCCGCCTGGCCCGGTTTCCTCCAGTCTGCTGCTCGCCGCTTCGGCCGTATTCGCGGCGGCGATCCTCCTGCTGCGCGCGACTGGCTGCGGCCGAACCTGTTTGATGGCCGTTGGAACATTGAGCGCACTGGTTTCAGCCGTAGCGGCTGCCGGCGCGCTGTGGGGGCTGGAACTGACCGTGGGCGGCGCGGTACTCGCGCTTCTGTCACTCGCGGTCATCGGACTCGCGCCGAGGATCGCGATGGTTCTCAGCGGTACCGGCCCGTCCACACCCGGCAACGACGCCGCGCTGTGTCACCGAACCTTGACGGGCCTGGTGATGGGAGCGTCGATCGCATCGTTCCTCGGAACCGCAACGGTCGCGGCGGGTTCGGCGCTCAGCGACATCACCTTTGCCGCGGTTCTTGCGTTGGTACTGCTGCTCCGGGCGCGCACCCACGTCGATTCACAGCGTCGCGTCAGTCTGGCCTCAGCTGGGGTGCTCACAGCCGTGACGGGTCTTATCGCCGTTGCCCTCGCGGCCCCTGCGCAGGCACATGTCGTCAGCGTGCTCGCTGCGACGGCAGGTGCCGCCGTAGTGAGCTGTTCGATGAGACCGACGGTGACGCCGATGGTGGTGCGGACTGTGGAGGTCGTCGAATACCTCGCGCTTGCGGCAGTCGTCCCGTTGGCCTGCTGGGTGGGCGGAATCTACGGGTTGGCCCGGGGAATGAGCCTGATATGACGTCGATTGCGAAAATGGTGCAACTCACCGGTGCCGGCGCACTCGCGGTCATGCCACTGTGGACAACACCGCCGGCAGCGGCGGTGACTCCGCCGGTGGTGGACATGTCGACCTTGCCGAAGCCGGGGTCGCCGGCGCCTCCTCAGCCAACCGAACAGCTGGGGCAATGCTTCGCTGCCGGCAACCAGACAGTTGAGGCCGCCGATGATCCAGTCGAACGCTATGGGCTGCAGGATGTCTGGTCGTTGACACGGGGTACCGGCCAGACGGTCGCGGTGATCGACACCGGGGTCTCACGGCACCGACTGCTCCCCCACCTTGTTCCCGGCGGTGACTACGTGTCGACCGGTGACGGCACCGCCGACTGTGACGGACACGGCACGGTTGTCGCCGGGATCATCGGTGCGTCCCCGGACCGTGGCCACACACTCACGGGTATTGCGCCCGATGCGACGATCATCGGGATCCGACAGTCCAGCAACAAGTTCCGCGC
It encodes the following:
- the eccD gene encoding type VII secretion integral membrane protein EccD — its product is MSDSICRLTVAGCTDDAHCAVDLVLPAGIHVNQLLPQIVDILHGDTAQSVQGRDWRLSRLGGIAMDDSMTLSDNGVRDGEVLLLTTIEPPPAEWADCDPCHVLLAEATPTGAAVERTLSTICCVLLGGCGAVALALPGAGVANAGRIATGACIALAAAVGAAVVRRRRGDPLLCVPLSLTAVLYAGAVGYVAVPPGPVSSSLLLAASAVFAAAILLLRATGCGRTCLMAVGTLSALVSAVAAAGALWGLELTVGGAVLALLSLAVIGLAPRIAMVLSGTGPSTPGNDAALCHRTLTGLVMGASIASFLGTATVAAGSALSDITFAAVLALVLLLRARTHVDSQRRVSLASAGVLTAVTGLIAVALAAPAQAHVVSVLAATAGAAVVSCSMRPTVTPMVVRTVEVVEYLALAAVVPLACWVGGIYGLARGMSLI
- the eccCb gene encoding type VII secretion protein EccCb — encoded protein: MDFVRETRAPVPPMAFGPVAVDAPPVIPASAAVNPLARLLPVAMLVAAVGMMAVYLTSGSAMRHPMYMFFPVMMLTSVLGTLIHGARGSNRTADINKDRRKYLRYIDTLDAETATAADVQRRSSVWCHPEPRMLWSMAGGRRMWERLPGDPDFCLVRVGTGVQPLSTVLAAPELSSLDELDPVTVSAMRRLIRCRSIVTDSPITLALRSYSVVAVDGDECTARALVRAIVCQLAVLHGPDHITIGAAAGHEAADEWDWLKWLPHHEAANGAAAEPHHAVLIVDGAEPTDLESDSTTLIEIGTSPNDVAHARSLRLSVSADTVTGFSDDDDQVIARPDFLTRSEASTCARRLAPYRLAAASGRHHWLNLMETHSEGVGDGRIRAVPIGVTPEGTPVHLDINEAARNGMGPHGLCVGATGSGKSELLRTLALGMIASHPPDVLNLILVDFKGGATFLGLERARHVGAVITNLADEAHLVSRMNDALAGEMNRRQELLRAAGGFANLADYQRARLQGAKLPPLPALFILVDEFSELLSQHPDFAEMFVAIGRLGRSLGMHLLLASQRLDEGRLRGLETHLSYRICLKTFSASESRAVLGVPDAYHLPGKPGAAYLKSASDELVRFQTAFVSGPDGRCPAPAPTLTGPVLFTAARVGTHSEPDQQRQPVRTVLDAMLDRLGDGGPAAHQVWLPPLGDSPTLDVVMPGGWRRSLTVPIGVVDNPYEQRRDPLVIELDSAAGNVAIVGAPQSGKSTALRTMLLALAEHHDPVDVGFYCLDFGGGALSSLRQLPHVGAMAGRQDVDLCRRTVSVVSTVMRSRESMFRRMGIDSMAGYRSRRAAADPGVADDQFGDVFLVIDGWATLRQDFESLEGLITAIAAQGLSFGVHVVVTASRWAELRPALKDQIATRIELRLGDPADSEMDRKRARDLSDRPPGRGISSNRREFAIALPRRDGNSTAIGLAEVVAADAERIRDRWAPRAAPIVRLLPAQVPRDELIRDGGVLIGIGDRELKPVHIDFAAESHLLVLGDAGCGKTALLRLLCRELIRANTADEVQLEIVDFRRTLLGVAESDHLSGYAMSPASLTVRVATVIDRLNARMPGENVTQQQLRTRSWWSGPDIYLVVDDYDLAAGATGNPLAPLADFLPHANDVGLHVLVARRSGGAARAMFDPLLARMRELGCAGMMMSASSDEGVLLGTVRPSALPPGRGTLITRGDADQLIQVAWTDPP